From Nitratidesulfovibrio vulgaris str. Hildenborough, a single genomic window includes:
- a CDS encoding cupin domain-containing protein, with amino-acid sequence MKPEATQQPDRDERQETSDTPDAGITPARPALRTTRDDAPPYVTRDGSIIRELMHPAVHGNANQSLAEAEVPPGCATLRHTHPRTEELYHVLEGDGEMALDDAVFAVAPGDTVCIPPGTPHSIRNTGVTSLRILCCCSPAYSHDDTVLTD; translated from the coding sequence ATGAAGCCAGAAGCCACCCAACAGCCCGACAGGGACGAGAGACAAGAGACGTCAGACACGCCAGACGCGGGCATCACGCCAGCGCGCCCTGCATTGCGAACGACGCGAGACGACGCGCCGCCCTATGTCACACGCGACGGGTCCATCATCCGCGAACTCATGCACCCCGCCGTGCATGGCAACGCCAACCAATCGCTGGCGGAAGCCGAGGTCCCCCCCGGCTGTGCGACCCTGCGTCACACTCACCCGCGCACCGAAGAACTCTATCATGTCCTTGAAGGCGACGGAGAGATGGCGCTGGACGATGCGGTGTTCGCCGTCGCCCCCGGCGACACGGTGTGCATCCCTCCAGGAACACCCCACAGCATCCGCAACACCGGCGTCACCAGCCTGCGCATCCTCTGCTGTTGCAGTCCCGCCTACAGCCACGACGACACCGTACTCACCGATTGA
- a CDS encoding motility protein A translates to MDIATLIGIVGGFALIIIAILLGGSLMPFVDIPSVVIVIGGTITAILVMFPLEVVLGSMGIAMRTFKFNKENPVQTVEDICKLADTARRESLVALEKVPLQDEFLKKGIRMVADGSSQDQVTALLDAEINFMKQRHRRGQAVFKGLGSAAPAFGMIGTLVGLVNMLQNLSDPASIGPAMAVALLTTFYGAVLSNLMFLPMAKKLEERSFDEQFMMQLKMEGVLSILNGEHPQLVKEKLMAFLPPNLRPKE, encoded by the coding sequence ATGGACATAGCGACTCTCATCGGCATCGTCGGCGGCTTTGCCCTCATCATCATCGCCATCCTCCTTGGCGGTTCTCTCATGCCGTTCGTGGACATCCCTTCGGTGGTCATCGTCATCGGGGGAACCATAACGGCCATTCTCGTCATGTTCCCGCTTGAAGTGGTGCTCGGGTCCATGGGCATCGCCATGAGAACCTTCAAGTTCAATAAGGAGAACCCTGTCCAGACCGTCGAGGACATCTGCAAACTGGCGGATACCGCCCGCCGTGAAAGCCTCGTGGCCCTCGAGAAGGTGCCCCTGCAGGACGAGTTCCTCAAGAAGGGCATCAGGATGGTGGCGGACGGTTCCTCGCAGGATCAGGTCACGGCACTGCTCGACGCCGAGATCAACTTCATGAAGCAACGGCACAGACGCGGTCAGGCCGTCTTCAAGGGGCTGGGCTCCGCAGCGCCCGCCTTCGGCATGATCGGGACGCTGGTCGGCCTCGTGAACATGCTCCAGAACCTCTCCGACCCCGCCAGCATCGGCCCCGCCATGGCCGTCGCCCTGCTCACCACCTTCTACGGGGCGGTTCTTTCGAACCTCATGTTCCTGCCCATGGCGAAGAAACTCGAAGAGCGCTCCTTCGACGAGCAGTTCATGATGCAGCTCAAGATGGAGGGAGTGCTCTCCATCCTCAACGGCGAGCATCCCCAACTGGTGAAGGAGAAACTCATGGCCTTCCTGCCACCCAATCTCCGCCCGAAGGAATGA
- a CDS encoding penicillin-binding protein 1A translates to MKKTLLTLCILVVAGVAIGASLAVIMVMWASRDLPSFTRIADYRPPQVTVVQARDGSVMAQFFREKRFLVALGDMPARLPMAFLAAEDDSFYRHDGIDPVAIGRAFIKNLQAGSIKQGGSTITQQIVKRLLLSSERSYERKIKEAILAYRLERYLTKDEILTIYLNQIYLGGGAYGVESAARTYFGKHVNELSIAECAVLGGLPQAPSKYNPFRDPEATKQRQLYVLRRMFELGWISREEHEAAVHEPLVYKSMDESIGRAGAWYVEEVRRQLIDFFSEDNVHRLGLKIDRYGEDAVYEAGLQVTTAMMPEHQIAAERALREGLESATRRHGWRGPLQKLKPTEYAGFLQQENFTPDALAGGGWARALVTKVVAQGAEVRLGQYRGFIDVKTMTWCRTPNIRVAPEGAAPVKDARKVLEEGDVVWVSGLGPAGNATSYNPALVSRGGVVQLALEQYPDVQGAIVSIEPQTGDVVALVGGYSFTDSQFNRATQARRQPGSSFKPIVYSAALDNGFTAGSVVLDAPVVYINEYTDKVWRPENFEGNFAGPMLLRTALAKSRNLCTIRVAQQIGIPAIIERAKALGLEPHFPNELSVSLGAVAVSPLNMAQAYTAFANEGRVSTPRMIVEIKDAWGETLYRRDPELREAISPQNAFVMASLLKEVVQDGTATRAKALGRPVAGKTGTTNDEKDAWFMGFSPYLVTGVYIGYDQVAPMGRFETGGRAALPVFVTYRQGVDHLYQPDDFTMPPGIVYARVDGRTGMLAGPSSSSSYMLPFILGTQPSATSGEAMERGEDDVRSGEDLLKQLY, encoded by the coding sequence ATGAAAAAGACGCTGCTTACCCTGTGCATTCTTGTCGTCGCCGGTGTCGCCATCGGCGCGTCACTCGCTGTCATCATGGTCATGTGGGCCTCACGCGACCTGCCCAGCTTCACACGCATCGCCGACTACCGGCCCCCGCAGGTCACCGTGGTACAGGCCCGCGACGGAAGCGTCATGGCGCAGTTCTTCCGCGAAAAGCGCTTTCTCGTGGCTCTTGGCGACATGCCCGCGCGTCTGCCCATGGCCTTTCTCGCCGCAGAGGACGACAGCTTCTACAGGCATGACGGCATCGACCCCGTGGCCATAGGGCGCGCCTTCATCAAGAATCTGCAGGCGGGTTCCATCAAGCAGGGTGGCAGCACCATCACGCAGCAGATCGTCAAACGTCTGCTGCTCTCTTCCGAACGCAGCTACGAGCGCAAGATCAAGGAGGCCATTCTAGCCTACCGCCTCGAGCGCTACCTGACCAAGGACGAGATACTCACCATCTATCTCAACCAGATATACCTCGGCGGCGGTGCCTATGGCGTCGAGAGTGCCGCCCGCACCTATTTCGGCAAACATGTCAACGAACTCTCCATAGCCGAATGCGCCGTGCTCGGCGGGCTGCCGCAGGCTCCCTCCAAGTACAACCCCTTCCGCGACCCCGAAGCCACCAAGCAGCGCCAGCTGTACGTGCTGCGCCGGATGTTCGAACTGGGCTGGATTTCCCGGGAGGAACACGAAGCCGCCGTTCACGAGCCCCTCGTCTACAAGAGCATGGACGAGAGCATCGGCCGCGCGGGGGCGTGGTATGTGGAAGAGGTGCGACGCCAGCTCATCGACTTCTTCAGCGAAGACAATGTGCACCGCCTCGGCCTCAAGATAGACCGCTACGGCGAGGACGCAGTGTACGAAGCGGGCCTTCAGGTGACCACCGCCATGATGCCCGAACACCAGATTGCCGCCGAACGTGCCCTGCGCGAAGGGCTCGAATCCGCCACACGCCGTCATGGCTGGCGCGGCCCGTTACAGAAGCTCAAGCCGACGGAGTACGCCGGATTCCTCCAGCAGGAGAACTTCACCCCCGACGCCCTCGCCGGTGGCGGATGGGCACGCGCCCTCGTCACCAAGGTGGTGGCACAGGGGGCGGAGGTGCGCCTCGGGCAGTACCGCGGCTTCATCGACGTGAAGACCATGACATGGTGCCGCACCCCCAACATCCGCGTGGCCCCCGAAGGCGCCGCACCCGTGAAGGACGCCCGCAAGGTGCTTGAAGAAGGCGACGTGGTGTGGGTCTCTGGCCTCGGCCCCGCCGGCAACGCCACATCGTACAATCCCGCCCTCGTGTCGCGCGGCGGCGTGGTGCAGCTTGCCCTTGAACAGTACCCGGACGTACAGGGCGCCATCGTCTCCATCGAACCCCAGACCGGCGACGTGGTGGCCCTCGTGGGCGGCTACAGCTTCACCGACAGCCAGTTCAACCGCGCCACGCAGGCACGACGCCAGCCGGGTTCGTCGTTCAAGCCCATCGTCTACTCCGCCGCGCTCGACAACGGCTTCACCGCCGGGTCCGTGGTGCTGGACGCGCCTGTCGTCTACATCAACGAGTACACCGACAAGGTGTGGCGCCCGGAGAACTTCGAAGGCAACTTCGCAGGCCCCATGCTGCTGCGGACGGCCCTCGCCAAGTCGCGCAACCTGTGCACCATCCGCGTGGCGCAGCAGATAGGCATCCCCGCCATCATCGAACGCGCCAAGGCACTCGGCCTCGAACCGCATTTCCCCAACGAACTCTCCGTCAGCCTCGGGGCCGTGGCCGTATCGCCGCTGAACATGGCGCAGGCCTACACCGCCTTCGCCAACGAGGGCCGGGTCTCGACCCCGCGCATGATCGTCGAGATCAAGGACGCATGGGGCGAGACGCTCTACCGCCGCGACCCTGAACTGCGCGAGGCCATCTCGCCGCAGAACGCCTTCGTCATGGCATCCCTGCTGAAAGAGGTCGTGCAGGACGGCACGGCCACCCGTGCCAAGGCGCTGGGCCGCCCCGTCGCAGGCAAGACGGGCACGACCAACGACGAGAAGGACGCATGGTTCATGGGCTTCAGCCCCTATCTCGTGACAGGCGTCTACATCGGCTACGATCAGGTGGCCCCCATGGGCCGCTTCGAAACCGGCGGCCGTGCGGCGCTGCCCGTCTTCGTCACCTACAGGCAGGGCGTCGACCACCTGTACCAGCCCGACGACTTCACCATGCCTCCCGGCATCGTCTACGCCCGTGTGGATGGTCGCACGGGAATGCTCGCGGGGCCGTCATCCTCATCAAGCTACATGCTGCCCTTCATCCTCGGGACGCAACCCTCCGCCACCAGCGGCGAAGCGATGGAACGTGGCGAGGACGACGTCCGCAGCGGCGAAGACCTGCTCAAACAGCTTTACTGA
- a CDS encoding DUF4139 domain-containing protein translates to MRRTMGTIPGIALRLATLAALICLALPVAPHAAPLPSQEVLLYPDGARVAVTVKLPPRPLDDATSTLTLDLPASADGDSLTVEVPGRDVLGIDIATVAATPSPIRKALMERRDAARADLAKVRGTKAAVEARMALWAGAGQKGTVSPADLERVDALMAKHFTALQGEHDALSLREEEAARHLARAEDELARVGGGDNAPRATVRIAGASDTPVEVRYAYDVTGCGWDAAYRLDARPDRGLVVFMQEAILRQSADLDWKNVRLTLASARPDGRLQPPPVGAWRIGPRPVHASGPTLMRSAAPVAMEAASADMGKMSAPPREEEHASFSTWALGPRDLPPATPIRVTLATEDWPATFAHTIRPARDTAAYLAAHVTLAEARAFPRGMAMHLVDGASVGEAPFEAVGAGLDIFFGSDPRVTARLKPLKAQSGKTGIIERRQTRQWAWDIEIRNGRTRDVAVVVEDPAPQTTDTAVTVVRRSTPEPQEKDSVLRWHITVAPGAVSAIHHEVDATAPEDMRLDPGR, encoded by the coding sequence ATGAGACGCACTATGGGCACCATCCCGGGCATCGCGTTGCGCCTTGCGACGCTGGCAGCCCTCATCTGCTTGGCGCTGCCGGTGGCACCACACGCCGCGCCCCTTCCCTCACAAGAGGTTCTCCTCTACCCGGACGGGGCACGGGTCGCCGTGACCGTGAAGCTGCCCCCCCGCCCGCTGGATGACGCCACATCCACACTGACCCTCGACCTGCCAGCCAGCGCCGATGGGGACAGCCTCACAGTCGAAGTCCCCGGCCGCGATGTCCTCGGCATCGACATCGCAACGGTGGCAGCCACACCATCGCCCATCCGCAAGGCCCTCATGGAACGCCGTGACGCGGCCCGCGCGGACCTCGCCAAGGTAAGGGGAACCAAGGCCGCCGTGGAGGCCCGAATGGCCCTGTGGGCCGGGGCGGGGCAGAAGGGAACCGTCTCCCCCGCCGACCTCGAACGGGTCGACGCACTGATGGCGAAGCACTTCACCGCCCTGCAAGGGGAGCATGACGCGCTCTCGCTTCGCGAAGAAGAGGCCGCGCGGCACCTCGCCCGGGCCGAGGATGAACTCGCCCGTGTGGGCGGCGGCGACAATGCCCCGCGCGCCACGGTGCGTATCGCGGGCGCTTCGGACACACCGGTTGAGGTGCGTTACGCCTACGACGTCACCGGCTGCGGCTGGGATGCCGCCTACAGACTCGACGCCCGTCCCGACCGGGGGCTGGTCGTCTTCATGCAGGAGGCCATACTGCGGCAGTCCGCCGACCTCGACTGGAAGAATGTGCGACTGACCCTCGCCTCCGCCCGTCCGGACGGACGCTTGCAACCCCCTCCCGTGGGCGCGTGGCGCATCGGTCCTCGCCCGGTGCACGCCAGCGGCCCGACGCTCATGCGTTCCGCCGCACCGGTCGCCATGGAGGCGGCATCGGCGGACATGGGCAAGATGTCCGCGCCACCACGTGAAGAAGAGCACGCCAGCTTCTCGACATGGGCATTGGGCCCCCGCGACCTGCCGCCCGCAACCCCCATACGCGTCACCCTCGCCACGGAAGACTGGCCCGCCACGTTCGCCCACACCATCCGCCCCGCCCGTGACACCGCGGCCTACCTCGCCGCGCATGTGACCCTCGCCGAAGCCCGGGCCTTTCCGCGTGGCATGGCCATGCATCTCGTGGACGGGGCCAGCGTCGGCGAGGCCCCCTTCGAGGCCGTAGGGGCAGGTCTCGACATCTTCTTCGGCAGCGACCCGCGCGTCACGGCACGCCTCAAGCCCCTCAAGGCCCAAAGCGGCAAGACGGGCATCATCGAGCGCCGCCAGACGCGGCAGTGGGCGTGGGACATCGAAATACGCAACGGTCGCACCCGCGACGTCGCGGTGGTCGTCGAAGACCCGGCCCCGCAGACCACCGACACCGCCGTGACCGTGGTACGCCGTTCCACCCCTGAACCTCAGGAGAAGGACTCCGTGCTGCGCTGGCACATCACCGTCGCACCGGGTGCGGTATCCGCCATCCACCACGAGGTCGACGCCACCGCACCTGAGGATATGCGACTCGACCCCGGTCGGTAG
- a CDS encoding ArnT family glycosyltransferase: MREHHHNLRHYTLYAATIITITTLVRFWFVASGQLDLVQDEAQYWDWTRRLQLSYYSKGPLIAWLIGMWTGVFGDTELGVRFGALAGSALAQVMLFLGVGRLFGRPRLALLTLGVANTTPLFMVAGVLMTTDGPLLLCWLGALLCIHAATRTPRATAPYLLLAMCMAVGVLAKYMMLAVAAIACLHMWLLHRQRLLPQGVALRVVCACLAGAACGMLPILLWNAQNDWVGFKHVGTLAGVTGKASKAFLRLDRLPEHLGAQLGVATPWWLLLMLGMAWRSLRIAWTGVVPPGEPAEAAGREEAVRQSSLLFCAFMPLWGVITLWSLHTRIYPNWPAMSYVGGIILAAAGVERLLDGLGAPRWRRLVPLWFTLGACLFAAAHFQNTLPLPASLNPAARLKGWEDLGRELDRVRHGLPHPDRVFFFSDAYDITAELAFYVPGKPFTFCADFGRRMSQYDLWPSPADKVGWDAVFVRRDGTSVPRELLEMFDSAELYRYQSTHHGAPGRVFTVIVLRGFNGEWPRRSFRSF; the protein is encoded by the coding sequence GTGCGCGAACACCACCACAATCTCCGGCACTACACGCTCTACGCCGCGACCATCATCACCATCACCACGCTCGTCCGCTTCTGGTTCGTCGCGTCAGGGCAACTCGACCTCGTGCAGGACGAGGCCCAGTACTGGGACTGGACCCGGCGGCTGCAACTCTCGTACTACTCCAAGGGCCCGCTCATCGCATGGCTCATCGGGATGTGGACTGGCGTGTTCGGCGACACGGAACTCGGTGTCCGGTTCGGCGCACTGGCAGGTTCGGCACTGGCGCAGGTCATGCTCTTTCTCGGCGTGGGCAGGCTCTTCGGCAGGCCCCGCCTCGCCCTGCTCACCCTCGGCGTAGCCAACACCACCCCCCTGTTCATGGTGGCGGGGGTGCTCATGACCACCGACGGCCCGCTGCTGCTGTGCTGGCTGGGGGCTCTACTGTGCATCCACGCGGCCACGCGCACACCGCGCGCCACAGCACCCTATCTCCTTCTCGCCATGTGCATGGCTGTCGGCGTACTGGCCAAGTACATGATGCTCGCCGTGGCGGCCATCGCCTGCCTGCACATGTGGCTGTTGCACCGGCAGAGACTGCTGCCGCAAGGGGTCGCCTTGCGTGTCGTGTGCGCCTGCCTTGCGGGCGCGGCCTGCGGCATGTTGCCCATCCTGCTATGGAACGCCCAGAACGACTGGGTGGGGTTCAAGCACGTGGGCACCCTCGCCGGGGTCACCGGCAAGGCCAGCAAGGCCTTTCTGCGACTGGACAGACTGCCGGAACACCTCGGCGCGCAACTGGGCGTTGCCACACCATGGTGGTTGCTGCTCATGCTGGGCATGGCATGGCGTTCGCTGCGCATCGCCTGGACGGGCGTCGTCCCTCCCGGCGAACCTGCAGAGGCGGCGGGCCGCGAAGAGGCCGTACGCCAGTCGTCATTGCTGTTCTGTGCCTTCATGCCGCTATGGGGCGTCATCACGCTATGGAGTCTGCACACCCGCATCTACCCCAACTGGCCCGCCATGAGCTATGTGGGCGGCATCATCCTTGCCGCCGCCGGGGTTGAACGCCTGCTTGACGGCCTCGGTGCACCGCGCTGGCGGCGCCTCGTGCCGCTATGGTTCACACTGGGCGCCTGTCTGTTCGCCGCCGCACATTTCCAGAACACCCTGCCCTTGCCCGCCTCGCTCAACCCGGCCGCACGGCTGAAGGGATGGGAGGACCTCGGGCGTGAACTCGACAGGGTACGGCACGGGCTGCCACACCCTGACAGGGTGTTCTTCTTCTCCGACGCCTACGACATCACGGCCGAACTCGCGTTCTACGTACCCGGCAAACCGTTCACCTTCTGCGCCGACTTCGGCCGGCGCATGAGCCAGTACGACCTGTGGCCCTCACCCGCCGACAAGGTGGGCTGGGACGCGGTCTTCGTCCGCCGCGACGGGACGAGCGTGCCGCGCGAACTGCTCGAGATGTTCGACTCTGCGGAACTGTACCGCTACCAGTCGACGCATCACGGGGCACCGGGACGGGTCTTCACCGTCATCGTCCTGCGCGGCTTCAATGGCGAGTGGCCGCGCCGGAGTTTCAGGTCGTTCTAA
- a CDS encoding OmpA/MotB family protein: MAEPTQAPPPPPPRRGGDDGGDGGGGDIPEWIVTFADMMSLLLCFFILLLSFAKTDIAKFQAALGSIQDAFGVQRERPQDIEAAFSPTTESQVLITEKLDAAEQEQLEVARMLKELVNEQAEIAKNAIISAEEGGINLRVNSRALFEPGSARLLPDGEAVIRLVHTILLKHKYDLIVEGHTGSREPFSSQFPTHWELSAARAVTLVRHILSLGVSPRRLKAVGYGDTRPLVPENDDTGELNRRVEFFFRPQSANPHL, translated from the coding sequence ATGGCCGAACCGACACAGGCCCCACCACCGCCCCCACCTCGCAGAGGAGGGGATGACGGCGGCGATGGCGGCGGGGGCGACATTCCCGAGTGGATCGTCACCTTCGCCGACATGATGTCGCTGCTGCTATGCTTCTTCATCCTGCTGCTATCGTTCGCGAAGACGGACATCGCAAAATTCCAGGCAGCGCTCGGCTCCATTCAGGATGCCTTCGGTGTGCAACGGGAACGCCCGCAGGATATCGAGGCAGCCTTTTCGCCGACCACCGAATCGCAGGTGCTGATCACTGAAAAGCTCGATGCCGCAGAGCAGGAACAGCTCGAAGTGGCGCGCATGCTCAAGGAACTCGTCAACGAACAGGCCGAGATAGCAAAGAACGCCATCATCAGCGCCGAAGAGGGGGGCATCAACCTGCGCGTCAACTCACGCGCCCTCTTCGAACCGGGCAGCGCGCGCCTGCTGCCCGATGGAGAGGCCGTCATCAGGCTGGTGCACACGATATTGCTCAAGCACAAGTACGACCTCATCGTGGAAGGGCACACCGGGTCGCGTGAACCGTTCAGCAGCCAGTTTCCCACCCACTGGGAACTTTCCGCGGCGCGGGCCGTGACACTCGTCCGCCATATCCTGTCCCTCGGGGTCAGCCCACGTCGCCTCAAGGCCGTGGGCTACGGCGACACCCGCCCCCTCGTCCCGGAGAATGACGACACGGGCGAGTTGAACCGCCGGGTCGAGTTCTTCTTCCGCCCGCAAAGCGCCAACCCGCACCTCTAG
- a CDS encoding NAD(P)/FAD-dependent oxidoreductase, with translation MSDAFDVIVVGGGPAGLFASYYLAEHSGLKVCLIERGQSVRKRGCPIAKTQKCMKCEPCHILSGMGGGGLFSDGKLNFIHKLGKTDLTQFLPRSQAEALIDETETIFNRFGMDGPVFPSDMDAARDIRKQAKKHGIDLLLIKQKHLGSDCLPDHIFAMCEHLAAKGVTIRTGEEVRTVTVENGSVRGVVTDKGEYACKSVIVAPGRVGADWVGELARGFGLNMSQRGIEVGVRVETHNDVMRDITDVIYDPTFFVQTTKYDDQTRTFCTNPAGFIALENYQDFVCVNGHAYRNRKSENTNFAFLSKVVLTDPVSDNTGYGTAIGRLATIIGGGKPILQRLGDLRRGRRSTWQRIKNGYIEPTLMNVVPGDIAMALPERIVTNLVDGLEQLNNVIPGIADDGTLLYAPEIKFFATQVETDSHLETGIRGLFVAGDGPGVAGNIVSAAATGIIPAKAIIEREGA, from the coding sequence ATGTCCGACGCTTTTGACGTCATCGTGGTAGGTGGCGGGCCTGCAGGCCTGTTCGCCTCGTATTACCTTGCGGAACATTCCGGCCTCAAGGTCTGTCTCATCGAGCGCGGGCAGAGCGTGCGCAAGCGCGGTTGCCCCATCGCCAAGACCCAGAAATGCATGAAGTGCGAGCCCTGCCATATCCTGTCCGGCATGGGCGGTGGAGGACTGTTCTCCGACGGCAAGCTCAACTTCATCCATAAACTCGGCAAGACCGACCTCACGCAGTTCCTTCCGCGTTCGCAGGCCGAGGCGCTCATCGACGAGACCGAGACCATCTTCAATCGCTTCGGCATGGACGGCCCGGTGTTCCCCTCCGATATGGACGCTGCCCGCGACATCCGCAAACAGGCCAAGAAGCATGGCATCGACCTCTTGCTCATCAAGCAGAAGCACCTTGGCAGCGACTGCCTGCCCGATCATATCTTCGCCATGTGCGAACACCTCGCCGCGAAGGGCGTGACCATCCGCACCGGAGAAGAGGTGCGCACCGTCACCGTCGAGAACGGCAGCGTGCGCGGCGTGGTGACGGACAAGGGCGAATACGCCTGCAAATCCGTCATCGTCGCGCCCGGGCGCGTCGGGGCCGACTGGGTCGGTGAGCTTGCGCGAGGCTTCGGGCTGAACATGAGCCAGCGGGGTATCGAGGTCGGGGTGCGTGTCGAGACGCATAACGACGTCATGCGCGACATCACCGACGTCATCTACGACCCCACCTTCTTCGTGCAGACCACCAAGTACGACGACCAGACCCGCACCTTCTGCACCAACCCGGCGGGTTTCATCGCGCTGGAGAACTATCAGGATTTCGTCTGCGTCAACGGTCACGCCTATCGTAACCGCAAGTCGGAGAACACCAACTTCGCCTTCCTGTCCAAGGTGGTACTCACCGACCCGGTATCCGACAACACCGGCTACGGCACGGCCATCGGCAGGCTGGCGACCATCATCGGTGGCGGCAAGCCCATCCTTCAGCGTCTTGGCGACCTGCGGCGCGGTCGACGTTCCACATGGCAGCGCATCAAGAACGGCTACATCGAACCCACCCTGATGAACGTGGTGCCCGGCGACATCGCCATGGCGCTGCCGGAACGCATCGTCACCAACCTCGTGGACGGTCTCGAGCAACTCAATAACGTCATTCCGGGTATCGCCGATGACGGCACACTGCTCTATGCGCCTGAGATCAAGTTCTTCGCCACGCAGGTGGAGACGGACAGCCATCTCGAAACGGGTATCCGCGGCCTCTTCGTCGCAGGCGACGGGCCGGGCGTGGCGGGCAACATCGTCTCCGCGGCCGCCACGGGCATCATCCCCGCCAAGGCCATCATCGAGCGCGAAGGCGCCTGA
- a CDS encoding diguanylate cyclase produces the protein MQRVLIIEDSRSTARLIAQGVQEKVGLQCDIAASLAEARVLLAVEPSPYLVALCDLYLPDAPDGSVVDFVLATGTPAVVVSAHFDAGLRQTMLHKGITDYVVKRNPEDMQYLIRLVARLAANEGTEVLVVDDSPVWRAHIAALLRRQRLTVHLAADGVEALEVLEANRNIRLVLTDHFMPRMDGETLTARIRRSRGIEDVAVLAVSSGEGAAAQFLKSGANDYVSKQAAFEELLCRVHMNLDLLDLMRRNRELAERDELTGLYARRRFFERAADLHRHAARAGDAMAVVMLDVDHFKRVNDTYGHVAGDLALRQLGMMLRRAFDEPVVAGRYGGEEFGLVVAGASVQGLPDRLEAFRHDVERLEVSLGDRMFWITISAGCLLASACGSTPDSLFARADALLYQAKQQGRNRVVVERDRDVQGVQGVVCTDVEQGDMA, from the coding sequence ATGCAAAGGGTACTCATCATCGAAGACAGCCGCAGTACGGCCCGTCTCATCGCGCAAGGCGTGCAGGAAAAGGTGGGGCTGCAATGCGATATCGCGGCCTCGCTGGCAGAGGCGCGCGTGTTGCTGGCGGTTGAGCCTTCTCCCTACCTTGTCGCCCTGTGCGACCTGTATCTGCCGGATGCGCCGGACGGGTCTGTGGTCGATTTCGTCCTTGCTACGGGAACGCCCGCGGTGGTGGTGAGCGCACATTTCGACGCCGGACTGCGGCAGACCATGCTGCATAAGGGCATCACCGACTATGTGGTCAAGCGCAACCCGGAGGACATGCAGTACCTCATTCGCCTTGTGGCGCGCCTTGCGGCCAACGAGGGGACGGAGGTGCTGGTCGTCGACGATTCTCCGGTGTGGCGAGCGCACATCGCGGCACTCCTGCGGCGGCAGCGGCTCACCGTGCATCTGGCGGCAGACGGGGTGGAGGCGCTTGAGGTGCTTGAGGCGAACCGCAACATCCGTCTCGTCCTCACCGACCATTTCATGCCCCGCATGGATGGCGAGACGTTGACCGCCCGTATCAGGCGCAGCCGTGGCATCGAGGATGTCGCCGTGCTGGCGGTGTCATCCGGCGAGGGGGCGGCGGCGCAGTTTCTCAAGAGCGGCGCCAACGACTATGTCTCGAAGCAGGCGGCGTTCGAGGAGTTGCTGTGCCGGGTGCACATGAATCTGGACTTGCTCGACCTCATGCGCCGCAACCGTGAACTGGCCGAACGCGACGAGTTGACCGGGCTGTACGCCAGACGTCGCTTTTTCGAACGGGCAGCAGACCTGCACCGGCACGCGGCACGTGCCGGTGATGCCATGGCAGTGGTCATGCTCGATGTGGATCATTTCAAGCGAGTGAATGACACCTACGGGCATGTGGCGGGAGACCTTGCGTTGCGACAGCTTGGCATGATGCTGCGGCGTGCGTTCGATGAACCTGTGGTGGCCGGACGTTATGGCGGCGAGGAGTTCGGGCTCGTCGTCGCAGGAGCTTCGGTGCAGGGGCTTCCGGACAGGCTGGAGGCGTTCCGGCATGATGTGGAGCGGCTGGAGGTGTCGCTTGGCGACCGCATGTTCTGGATAACCATATCGGCCGGGTGCCTTCTGGCGTCCGCCTGTGGCAGTACGCCCGACAGCCTGTTCGCCCGTGCCGACGCGTTGCTCTATCAGGCAAAGCAGCAGGGACGGAACCGCGTCGTGGTGGAACGTGACCGGGACGTTCAGGGGGTGCAGGGTGTGGTGTGCACGGACGTCGAACAAGGGGATATGGCGTAA